A single window of Microbacterium oryzae DNA harbors:
- a CDS encoding VOC family protein, which produces MEQRVSLITLVVDDLAASRRFYADGLGWVPEVDVAGEVLMIRLGERLLLSLWDRAHAEAEIGPVTGGGTPPVTLAHNVREPAEVDAVLTLARAAGARAEAASWREWGGYSGYFADPDGFRWEVAVNPSPLGESLLP; this is translated from the coding sequence GTGGAACAGCGCGTCAGCCTCATCACCCTGGTCGTCGACGACCTCGCGGCGTCGCGGCGCTTCTACGCGGATGGCCTGGGCTGGGTGCCCGAGGTGGACGTCGCGGGCGAGGTGCTGATGATCCGCCTGGGGGAGCGGCTGCTGCTGTCGCTCTGGGATCGCGCGCATGCCGAGGCGGAGATCGGCCCCGTCACGGGAGGCGGCACGCCGCCCGTGACGCTCGCGCACAACGTGCGGGAGCCCGCCGAGGTCGATGCCGTGCTGACCCTCGCGCGAGCCGCCGGCGCGCGAGCCGAGGCGGCGTCGTGGCGCGAATGGGGCGGCTACTCGGGCTACTTCGCCGACCCCGACGGGTTCCGGTGGGAGGTCGCGGTGAACCCCTCGCCGCTCGGCGAGAGCCTGCTGCCCTGA